A stretch of Lachancea thermotolerans CBS 6340 chromosome D complete sequence DNA encodes these proteins:
- the ADE6 gene encoding phosphoribosylformylglycinamidine synthase (highly similar to uniprot|P38972 Saccharomyces cerevisiae YGR061C ADE6 Formylglycinamidine-ribonucleotide (FGAM)-synthetase catalyzes a step in the 'de novo' purine nucleotide biosynthetic pathway) yields the protein MSVLILPGPQALSPFRVDNLVKGIEAYCNSSSVISEVRACFVHYVDVAADATLSDKERQLLDALLTYDQALDPNDASSQQLKSAVVSGSKAHPDNDTYLVRILPRPGTISPWSSKATNIARVCGLDGKVGRIERGLALLIKTVPGFPLTENLNDVSLKSCYDRMTQQMFLDEPPKLDTIFSHDSPKPLGHVALVSDSSASPNEILSKANTELGLALDKGEMDYLIDAFVKTLHRDPSDVELFMFAQVNSEHCRHKIFNADWTIDGLQKQLSLFKMIRNTHKHTPDFTISAYSDNSAVLDTEHESYYFAPDFKTKEWKAVKEHVPMLVKVETHNHPTAVSPFPGAATGSGGEIRDEGATGRGSKSKCGLSGFSVSDLLIPGFKQPWELDVGKPNHIASALDIMIEAPLGSAAFNNEFGRPCINGYFRTLTTKVTNSDGKEEIRGFHKPVMIAGGFGAVRPQFALKNKPITPGSSLIVLGGESMLIGLGGGAASSINSGEGSADLDFASVQRGNPEMERRCQQVIDACISLDSGNPIQSIHDVGAGGLSNALPELVHDNDLGAKFDIRKVLSLEPGMSPVEIWCNESQERYVLGVSQQDLALFEDICRREKAPYAVVGHATAEQRLIVEDPLLKTTPIDLEMSILFGKPPKMTREAITQPLQLPAPDLKAVPSLEDAVQRVLSLPSVGSKSFLITIGDRTVTGLIDRDQFVGPWQVPVADVGVTGTALGEGICKTGEALAMGEKPTIALISAAASAKLSVAESLLNLFAADVKSLKHVKLSANWMSPASHQGEGSKLYEAVQAIGMDLCPDLDISIPVGKDSMSMKMKWSDKEVTAPLTLNITAFGPVEDTSKTWTPVLKKEEGTILVLVDLAASQDKLSLGGSALLQVYNQVGNTAPTVHNNKTFKNMLEALLELHKTDLVYAYHDRSDGGLFVALLEMAFASRSGVDIVLDSKLDSLTELFNEELGCVFQVSESRLPEFEDVLNKNGVPSEYISLVGRPNFKTQDVVVADKSGQVLFKNSRAALQKTWASTSYQVQKRRDNPQAADQEYSNISDDKDPGLHYSLAYDPTDDLGVGSLASASKPKVAILREQGVNGQMEMAWCFQQAGFTAIDVTMTDLLEGRFHLDEFVGLAACGGFSYGDVLGAGAGWAKSVLYHEGVRQQFVKFFNEREDTFAFGACNGCQFLSRLKEIIPGCENWPSFERNSSEQYEARVCMVEVAQDDGCKNESVFLNGMVGSKLPIAVAHGEGRAAFTSEAETKDFESQGLCSMRYVDNYGNTTSKYPFNPNGATNSIAGVRSPNGRVLAMMPHPERVCRLEANSWYPQEKYDEWQGYGPWIRMFRSARKWVG from the coding sequence ATGTCTGTTCTTATTCTGCCAGGGCCTCAGGCTCTTTCCCCATTTAGGGTAGACAACCTGGTCAAAGGCATCGAAGCATACTGCAACAGCTCTTCTGTGATTTCAGAGGTTCGGGCCTGTTTTGTCCATTACGTGGACGTTGCAGCGGACGCAACACTCTCCGACAAGGAGCGCCAACTCCTCGATGCTCTCCTTACCTACGACCAGGCACTTGACCCCAACGacgcttcttctcagcagcTGAAGTCGGCCGTGGTTTCGGGTTCGAAAGCGCATCCTGACAACGACACTTACCTTGTGAGAATTTTGCCAAGACCTGGCACAATCTCACCTTGGTCTTCCAAGGCTACCAACATTGCTCGTGTTTGTGGTCTGGACGGCAAGGTCGGGCGTATCGAGAGAGGTCTTGCCTTGTTGATCAAGACTGTCCCTGGATTCCCTCTCACTGAGAACTTGAACGATGTTTCTCTGAAGTCATGCTACGACAGGATGACTCAACAAATGTTCTTGGATGAGCCTCCAAAGCTAGACACCATATTCTCGCACGACTCACCTAAACCTCTAGGACATGTCGCGTTGGTCTCTGATTCCTCTGCTTCTCCAAACGAAATATTGTCCAAGGCCAACACTGAGCTTGGTTTGGCGTTAGACAAAGGTGAAATGGACTACTTGATTGATGCTTTCGTCAAGACTCTGCATAGAGATCCTTCTGATGTCGAACTTTTTATGTTTGCACAGGTCAACTCCGAGCATTGTCGTCACAAGATCTTCAATGCTGATTGGACCATTGATGGACTTCAGAAGCAACTCTCGCTATTCAAAATGATCAGGAACACGCACAAGCACACTCCTGACTTTACTATCAGCGCCTATTCGGACAACTCTGCTGTCCTGGACACAGAGCACGAATCTTACTATTTCGCTCCTGATTTCAAGACCAAGGAGTGGAAGGCTGTAAAGGAGCACGTACCCATGCTCGTGAAAGTGGAAACTCACAATCACCCCACTGCCGTTTCTCCATTCCCAGGTGCCGCAACCGGTTCTGGTGGTGAAATCAGAGACGAGGGTGCCACTGGTAGAGGCTCTAAATCCAAGTGTGGTTTGAGTGGTTTCTCTGTCAGCGATCTCTTGATTCCAGGCTTCAAGCAGCCCTGGGAGCTGGATGTCGGTAAACCCAACCATATCGCATCTGCTCTTGACATTATGATTGAGGCTCCACTAGGTTCTGCTGCCTTCAACAATGAGTTTGGTAGACCATGTATCAACGGTTACTTCAGAACTTTAACTACTAAGGTTACAAACTCTGACGGAAAAGAGGAAATAAGGGGATTCCATAAGCCAGTAATGATTGCTGGTGGTTTTGGTGCTGTGAGACCTCAATTTGCGCTAAAGAACAAACCTATCACACCTGGTTCTAGCTTGATTGTGTTGGGTGGTGAATCTATGCTTATCGGCTTAGGTGGTGGTGCAGCCTCTTCTATTAACTCGGGAGAGGGTTCAGCTGACCTAGACTTTGCCTCGGTTCAAAGAGGCAATCCAGAAATGGAGCGTCGTTGTCAACAGGTTATTGACGCTTGTATTTCGCTGGACTCTGGCAACCCTATCCAGTCTATTCATGACGTCGGTGCCGGTGGTCTATCCAACGCTCTACCAGAGCTAGTACATGACAACGACTTGGGTGCGAAGTTCGACATTAgaaaagttctttctcTCGAGCCAGGTATGTCTCCGGTTGAAATTTGGTGTAATGAGTCTCAAGAGAGATACGTTCTGGGTGTTTCCCAACAAGATTTAGCCCTATTCGAGGATATCTGtagaagagaaaaagcaCCATATGCTGTTGTTGGCCACGCCACTGCTGAACAAAGATTAATTGTGGAGGATCctcttctcaaaacaaCGCCGATCGATCTGGAAATGTCCATCCTGTTTGGAAAGCCTCCTAAGATGACGAGGGAAGCGATCACGCAACCACTTCAACTTCCTGCCCCAGACCTCAAAGCCGTTCCGTCATTGGAAGATGCCGTCCAGAGAGTTTTGTCTTTGCCTTCAGTTGGTTCGAAGTCCTTCTTGATTACGATTGGTGACAGAACTGTCACTGGGCTCATTGACAGGGACCAATTTGTGGGTCCATGGCAAGTTCCTGTTGCTGACGTTGGTGTTACTGGTACAGCCTTAGGCGAAGGTATCTGCAAAACGGGTGAAGCTTTGGCAATGGGTGAGAAACCAACAATCGCTCTTATTTCCGCTGCTGCCTCAGCAAAACTGTCTGTCGCTGAATCTTTGCTGAATCTCTTTGCCGCTGACgtcaagtctttgaagcatgTGAAACTTTCAGCTAACTGGATGTCTCCAGCTTCACACCAAGGAGAGGGTTCAAAACTTTACGAGGCTGTCCAAGCCATTGGTATGGACTTGTGTCCTGACCTGGACATCTCAATTCCAGTTGGCAAGGACTCCATGTCCATGAAGATGAAGTGGAGTGACAAAGAAGTCACTGCACCCCTGACTTTGAACATCACTGCGTTTGGTCCTGTCGAAGATACATCCAAGACATGGACCCcagtcttgaaaaaggaggAAGGTACTATCCTTGTACTTGTTGACTTGGCCGCCAGTCAGGACAAACTCTCCCTCGGTGGTTCTGCATTGCTTCAGGTTTACAATCAAGTTGGCAACACCGCCCCTACAGTTCATAACaacaaaactttcaaaaacatgCTGGAAGCTTTGTTGGAGCTGCACAAGACTGACTTGGTTTACGCTTACCACGATAGATCCGATGGTGGTCTGTTTGTGGCTCTCCTGGAGATGGCGTTTGCTTCCAGATCGGGTGTCGACATCGTCTTGGATTCCAAGCTTGACAGCTTAactgagcttttcaacgAAGAGCTGGGCTGCGTCTTTCAAGTTAGCGAATCTAGGTTGCCAGAATTTGAAGACGTCCTGAACAAGAATGGCGTTCCTTCTGAGTACATTTCGCTTGTCGGTAGACCAAACTTCAAGACTCAGGATGTTGTAGTGGCAGACAAGTCCGGCCAGgttttgttcaagaactcaagAGCTGCACTACAAAAGACTTGGGCATCGACATCTTACCAAGtgcaaaagagaagagacAACCCACAGGCTGCTGACCAGGAGTACTCCAATATTTCGGATGACAAAGACCCTGGTTTGCATTATTCTCTAGCTTACGACCCTACCGATGACTTGGGAGTGGGCAGCCTCGCTTCAGCTTCCAAACCTAAGGTGGCCATTTTGAGAGAGCAGGGTGTGAATGGTCAGATGGAGATGGCATGGTGTTTCCAACAGGCTGGTTTCACCGCGATTGACGTTACGATGACTGACCTCTTGGAGGGCAGATTCCACTTGGACGAGTTTGTTGGCCTCGCGGCCTGCGGTGGCTTCTCCTACGGTGATGTTTTGGGCGCCGGTGCAGGCTGGGCTAAGTCCGTTTTGTACCATGAGGGCGTTCGTCAACAATttgtcaaatttttcaacgaGAGAGAGGATACATTTGCCTTCGGTGCTTGCAATGGTTGCCAGTTCTTGAGTAGATTAAAGGAAATCATCCCTGGTTGTGAGAATTGGCCTAGCTTTGAGCGTAACTCTAGTGAACAGTACGAGGCTCGTGTCTGTATGGTTGAGGTCGCCCAAGATGATGGCTGCAAGAACGAGAGTGTGTTCTTGAACGGCATGGTAGGCTCTAAACTGCCAATTGCAGTCGCTCATGGTGAGGGTAGAGCTGCGTTCACCTCGGAAGCAGAGACTAAGGACTTCGAATCTCAAGGCCTCTGCAGCATGAGGTATGTCGACAACTACGGCAACACCACTAGCAAGTACCCATTCAACCCAAACGGTGCCACTAACAGCATTGCGGGTGTGAGATCTCCTAACGGCAGAGTGCTGGCTATGATGCCTCACCCAGAGAGGGTCTGCAGACTCGAGGCCAACTCCTGGTACCCACAGGAGAAGTATGACGAATGGCAGGGCTACGGTCCTTGGATCAGAATGTTCAGATCTGCAAGGAAGTGGGTTGGTTAG